The DNA sequence GGGGAGAGGAGTGGGGGAGGGGCGCGGCGGGGGGGGGGGGGAAGACCCAATGGCGGCCACGATCGTTCGTCTCACGGCGAGCCTCCAAGGGGTGAGGGCCGCCCAAAACAGAATGAGGGGGATGGTGAGAACAAAATAGTCCGCGCGTCGCCAGAAGCCATCGCGCCAGATGCGATCCGCCTGGAGGGCGGCGAGAACGAGGGCGGGGAGGATTATTGGGGGGGTGTATTGAACGAGCTTGCTCTGCGCGATCGAGAACGCGGCAAGCGCAACTGCAAACCACGAGAAGAAGAGGAGCGAAGTGACAGCTTGGTGCTCGTCCGAAGAGGATTGGAGCTCTTTGCGGCGTCCTTGTTCATCCTCCGGTGGCCTCTCTTCTTGAATCGCCCGGCCGATCTGGAGCCAACGCGCGAGTTGAAAGAGGGAGAGAAGGAACAACGCGAAACCGAAGGGAATGCGGATTGGAAGCTGGTTGATGTAGTAAAGAGGCCCGAGCGCCTTCTGTTGCAGGTCGACGCCCACAGTGACCCGCTCCCATACGTTCCAAAGAAAGTAGTCATGGATGAACGGCGTCCCCTGTCGGACCACCATATAGAGATGCCATGGAGCGGCTAGGAGCAGACCGAGCGCCGAGGCAATCGCGAGGTTCGTAAACGCAATGCCGGATCGCGGAAGAGCTCTTCTCGTAGAGGCTGTCCAGGGGATGCGCTGCAAGAGCAGCAGAGAGAAGAGAAACCCACCCAGTGGGAAGAGGAGTGCGACGACCCCCTTTGTCATGACCGAGAGCCCGAACGCGAAGCCCGAGAGGACTATCCAGCGCTTCCGCTTGTCAGAGAGACTCCGCTGATAGGCTGCGAAGGCAAGAAAGAGAAGTAGAAGATAGGTAGACTCGGTCATCGCGAACCGTGAGAAATGGGTGAGAACGTAGTTGAGGCCCACAAACAAGGCCATCCAGAGTCCGGTTGATCGGTATCCATGGCGAGTGCCCATCCAGTGGGCTGCAACGACAAGAAGAACTCCGGAAAGAGCCGGGACGAGTCGGGCGGATGCCTCGCTGACGCCGAAAGCACGAAAGCTCGCGGCCATTGCCCAGAGGAAGAGAGGGGGGTAGCGGCGCGACTGGTAATCCCAAACCGGGTAATCAGTCTGATCAAACCAGACACCGTGCTCGGCGATTGCTCGACCCCAGCATCCGTAAATCGCCTCATCCCAACTGTAAAGCTCGGCGTAGTCCAGGAGAATCAGGCGGAAGCCCGCGAGGGCGATCAGGAGTGCCAGGATGGCAAGGCGCGCCATGAAGATGCCCCCAGGCAAGAGCCCGCCAGGCTGTTGGGCAACACATCTGTAGTTTACCATATCGGAAAGAGGAATAGGCCTGTAAAAAGTTGGCGAAGAAAGTGTCCGATCCGGGCCGCAGCTTCTTGACGGGCCGGTGGTGAGAAGCGATCACTCCAGCCCCTCCGGGCGGAAGTTGATGCTTCTGGCCTCAAGCGTTTGTTCGCCGAAGCCGGCGAGGCTCGCGATGAAGCCGAAAAGCCTCTCGGGGAGGCGAAGGATCCCCTCGTCCGGTCCGTCCGGGTTCGTCTCTCCGGGAATCTTCCCCTCGAGCCAGTCCTCGATCGCGCGGACCTGCTCGAGCGCGAGCGGCCGGACGGCGGCGCGGAC is a window from the Candidatus Eisenbacteria bacterium genome containing:
- a CDS encoding phospholipid carrier-dependent glycosyltransferase, producing the protein MARLAILALLIALAGFRLILLDYAELYSWDEAIYGCWGRAIAEHGVWFDQTDYPVWDYQSRRYPPLFLWAMAASFRAFGVSEASARLVPALSGVLLVVAAHWMGTRHGYRSTGLWMALFVGLNYVLTHFSRFAMTESTYLLLLFLAFAAYQRSLSDKRKRWIVLSGFAFGLSVMTKGVVALLFPLGGFLFSLLLLQRIPWTASTRRALPRSGIAFTNLAIASALGLLLAAPWHLYMVVRQGTPFIHDYFLWNVWERVTVGVDLQQKALGPLYYINQLPIRIPFGFALFLLSLFQLARWLQIGRAIQEERPPEDEQGRRKELQSSSDEHQAVTSLLFFSWFAVALAAFSIAQSKLVQYTPPIILPALVLAALQADRIWRDGFWRRADYFVLTIPLILFWAALTPWRLAVRRTIVAAIGSSPPPPPRPSPTPLP